The DNA segment GATAAAATGTATTTGAAAACGTGATTGAAATTTTATTGATGTTACAGTAGGGACCACATGCTGTAATTGCAGAGCACTTACAGGATGGAGATGTTGTAACAATTATACTAGCAATAATCAACAATTATAAGTTATAGCAAAGTAAACTTATAATTATAGCAAACAGTAAATAGCTACCATCAACGTTAAACAATAACTATACAAGTTAAACTATTGCTATGTAatctttaatataaaaaaaaaaagttgaactAAATTACAATCTGAACTATTACTAAGTAAGTCATTAATCTTAAATATGGAGAGGAGAAAAAAGAATGAAACAAATTAATACAAGAAATTGGATCAAAAAAAGAGCTAGCTATCTATTGGAAAGAGCATAAGTAGGTAAATAGGGTTTGGTTTTAGATCTATAATACACCTTTTTCTTCTTGAGGTTAGTGTTATCAATAGTAATTACTAATTTGCCAGGTTCGTAAATATAGAAAGAATTCCTTATACTTTCTCCGATTCTCTTTTCCTTGTATTTTCGTAGTAGAACTCTATATGAACCTTCATCATCGGGAATAAACTCTTCTTTACAGGTCACATCCCATCCAACCACGGTAAAATCCCATATCATTGTCACTCCACCCtaattttacaaaaataaataaataatgaaaatataagTTGAATATATACTATAATATATGTAGGGTAAAGTCTAAAAAGAAACTCTTTCCTTTCACGTATGGAAATTTTTATCCAAATAGGAactgaggttttttttttttttactagatGACGGGTTTTTGCAATGACCTCAAATTAAAATGAACGTTGACGACCTCAAAAACTTGATAATAttataagcaattttaattcttcaactttttaattttgaggtcatttgggtGTTGTTTAGTGAGgagagaaagtgaatgtttagagagagaatgttccaaaaatgatgattttgaaaaataaaaaatttggttgcATTTTACatgtggtactaaacaactttaattcttgaaattttccatTTTAACATCGTTAACGGTTATatttatagtgtcaaactaaaatatcatcgttTTTAGTAAAACAAAAACCTCATTCCtcatttcatcaaaaaaaaaaaaaattataaatacctGTTCGAAAAACATgataacacattttttttttaactttaccCATATAAGGTGGATGAGGGAAAAAGGGTCGCGAATGGTCTTTTGATCTCATTGATAGAATCTCTATCGCtaaatgtataatttttttctatttcattCTATTTCACTGTAGCAGATTTTGGATCAGAAAGAATTTTTATcgctaaatatatatatatatactgtcTTTATTTCATTCTCTCCGACTAACGGATTTGACATCAACGACggaatttttaatatattttaatctatTTACTCAGGGATTAGGTATATAGAGATAATAGTAGTACCTCAAAAACTGGAACAGTGATGCAGCCAGATGAATTTCCTCTAATAATGAGCTCAGAAGCAGTGTCCTCCGCTAAAAATTCAGCATCATTCGGTCTTCGTAAACCACCGTACTCAACCGGAAGATTTTCTGGTGATATGTACCTTCACATTAATTTTAACAAATCAATTTTCAGGTCATATTTATACACACAAATTatagaatagaaaaaaaaaggggaTTATTATTGTTACTTTAAAAGGGTACGAGTGACTTTTGATCTTCTAGCAACAACTATTTTTCTTTTAGCTCCAGGAAACATGAACTTCTTGGATACCAAATATGATGTGTAATACCAGAATGGAACATTTATCAATATCTGAAACAAAACATTGATTAATAGATCAGTTCAATTATAaaattcatttcatttgtatCTGAAATTctggaaatattttttttttttttttgtggttttTCTACATCACATATTAAAAAAGGGGTTATATATCAACAGATGTGATGTGGTTTCACTCATTTGTAGATTGGTATCAATtgtatttttcattataaatgcAATCCTTTAGTTtgtaaaaatttcatttttcattGGCTTTATCAAATTTGGCTGAtaacaacttcaaaatgaaaattttcaagaattaaaattgttcagtaTCATATTTacgaaccacattttttattttcaaaatcataattttttgacattaactttctctctcaaaacaccataatgacctcaaacctaaaaagttgaaaaattaaatttgcttaaaatatcatttaactcttgaaatttttcattttgagattgttatcggtcaaatttggcaaaatcaacaaaaaaatgaaaattttgcaaaccacatgaTCAcgtttataacaaaaaaaaataccacaagtaACAATCTACAAATTTGTGAAACCAAGGGtatctatttataattaaccgTTAAAAAATGCTTTcaatatacataataaataaCGCTCTTTTAACCGAATTATATATTCAAAATcgactttttttttcattatgaGCTTAATGCAAGAGCAAAACTACTGGGGTCATAGAGGGTCCATCAACCCCTCGTTATAAGATATTTTCCATTGATCCCCCAATTACGGGAAGAAAACATGGACAATTATATCTACAATGGAATATTGCATCGTTATACATAAATATTCCGTCGGCAATGTTGTTTTTGTTGTAAAAATTTGACATCACCGACGGAATTCGGGACGACTATTTCCATGGCTTTCTCATAATCCCCAAACAATTAATACTTAATACGCTTAAAATGAAAGATTTTGGAATGCTTTTTGCcggaaaagaaacaaaaaaaaaaaaattatacttacaTTCTTGTAAACGAACTCAGGATAATTGGTAGAAAGCAGGACAAAAGATTTCTTGATAACAGAACGAAGTTCTTTCATTTCAGGACCTGGACTGTTTTTAAAATCTGTAATCTGAAGAACAGAATCAGCTTCTTCTCCAGCTTTCAAACTAATATTTGTAGCACATTTCTCCATTAATTGTATTTTCCATCTCAAAAATCTCTCTCTACTTTCTTCACTTCCCAAAACTTTTTTATACAATCCTTTATCCTTGAATGCTCCATACACAGCATAAAACAAAGGATGCCCTTTCTTATCTACATCATTCATAAACATCACATTCTCAAGATCGCGATCCAGATTCAAATTCTCTTCGACAATAGCGTCGGTTTTATAATCCTTCCTCCAAATCAAGGTTTTCTGCAGCATTTCAAAAGCTTCGTCGACTTTGAAATCTCTGGCTTTTAAGAATTTTAAGAGCACGAAATCTGTGGATTCGTGGCATTTGCTTGGTAATAGAGGGATTCCCCATAAGGAAATCTCTCTTTGTTTAGTACCGTTTTTGTTTTgcttttgatttttattattattattatctgaTGATTTGGGGGTTTCGAGAATGTAATTTCCGAGAATTGCATCTTCAACCATGCATCTGAAATCTAATAAGGCTTTTTTCTGCCTCAGCTTCATTTCGACGGAGGAAGATTCATCTCTTGCAGTTTCAGCTTGACTTACTGATTCAATATCTGAACAATCTGTGCTTCTACTGTCGCTTGATTCGATCCATCCGTACAATGTATCCTTCTCTTCTCCTGCGTTACAGCATTCGGCTAATGCTAATTCATCTTCGCCTTCTTCGAATGTCTCCTTCATTTCGGAAAATGGAAACAGAAAAAAtctactttcttttttatttttattgtgatTGAAGAATGAAATTAAAGGCTCTGGGTTTAATCAGCCATATTTAGGTTGATTCTATAGAAGTTGGGAAGAATTTCAGCTTTTTCAAAgttaattttataatatttttgttGGTCCAAGTAAAATAGTGTTCACCTGGTTGCATAAAATATTATCAAGTATCTAAGTTAGAATTCTCCCCTCATtctaaataaagaaaaaactaaaaaactGAAAGAATTTTCCTTCATTATTAATTGAACAAAAGGTAGAAAAAATCCGGttgtgaaaaagaaaaaagaaggccGGTAATCCAACATTGAGCAATTTTGTGCTGTAGATTAAAAACAGTTAGAAAAAGTCCAATTGAAATACAAGGTTCAAATTTACCTTATCAAATTATAGCAATCCAACTGAAAACGGTAATCATGGATTTCTTTAATCCAAGAAAATGGAAGTTACAAGTTCTTTTTTCTTTGACAAAATTACAGAGTACGATAAAACTTTTACAGTAAAATAACCTCTACTTTTGAATATTGTCATAAAAATAGAAACTATTTTGATTATGTCAATTATAAACCACACGAGGacgttttatttaatattaataattaaatatgatTTTTCAATACTTATCCATTAattatagggtaaatttcaaataaaacccatgtagtttcactaattttcagattcgtgcctgtggtttactttttgtcaaaacgaggattgaggtttcgcacttggattaatgctattaaaaccatcttgaacgacctgaaaatgaaaattttcaagaattaaagttgttcaatgccatattttttatggaactacattttcgattttcgaaaatcatcttttttagaa comes from the Euphorbia lathyris chromosome 5, ddEupLath1.1, whole genome shotgun sequence genome and includes:
- the LOC136229717 gene encoding patellin-4-like, whose amino-acid sequence is MKETFEEGEDELALAECCNAGEEKDTLYGWIESSDSRSTDCSDIESVSQAETARDESSSVEMKLRQKKALLDFRCMVEDAILGNYILETPKSSDNNNNKNQKQNKNGTKQREISLWGIPLLPSKCHESTDFVLLKFLKARDFKVDEAFEMLQKTLIWRKDYKTDAIVEENLNLDRDLENVMFMNDVDKKGHPLFYAVYGAFKDKGLYKKVLGSEESRERFLRWKIQLMEKCATNISLKAGEEADSVLQITDFKNSPGPEMKELRSVIKKSFVLLSTNYPEFVYKNILINVPFWYYTSYLVSKKFMFPGAKRKIVVARRSKVTRTLLKYISPENLPVEYGGLRRPNDAEFLAEDTASELIIRGNSSGCITVPVFEGGVTMIWDFTVVGWDVTCKEEFIPDDEGSYRVLLRKYKEKRIGESIRNSFYIYEPGKLVITIDNTNLKKKKVYYRSKTKPYLPTYALSNR